Proteins encoded by one window of Anoplopoma fimbria isolate UVic2021 breed Golden Eagle Sablefish chromosome 23, Afim_UVic_2022, whole genome shotgun sequence:
- the bltp3b gene encoding UHRF1-binding protein 1-like isoform X1: MAGLIKKQILKHLSRFAKNLSPDKINLSTLKGEGQLTNLELDEEVLQSLLDLPTWLAINRVECNKAAIRIPWTKLKTHPITLTLDKVVMEMSTCDEPRPPNGPSPIATASGQSEYGFAEKVVEGMSLSINSIVIRISAKAFNASFELSQLQVYSVNTSWSISDLRFTRIQDPQRGEILTFKEISWQMIRIEADAIQSAEHEMLSAPIRLITNQSKIRVTLKRRIKDCNVVASKLILILDDLLWVLTDSQLKAMVQYAKSLSEAMEKSAQQRKSMATEDQASSAAPSAQQVRTQQASTAAEQSATMAKLFSAYDVCETSHHLQITHLDLHICDDIHAKDKVINKRITGGAMQLSFSSITLDYYPFHRAGESCDHWMHYSEATKTREGWVRNLLDEFNSNVEMLQSAVRDHQGPAPVHTSPQHGKINTSSSATFSPPLPQSSKTQLMSSSVVLRIADFSIYQVSTADQRRSSPKTMISCNKKSLYLPPEMPAIHVEFTEYYFPDGRDYPIPCPNLYVQLNALQLVLDPRSLVWINLFALDLRQSLEQFMEIYKLSDSQKPEEHVDIKVDGLMLKLVIPIDRDASCPPDLPRSISVQTSEMVATNTRHPANCTRSHLEALLQAFEEEPFFSPSFSSFPRSSSSSSSVPLLHPVFQRHAHEQDTRLHDIYRGLVVPTLGADTLKMPAATDFWALHFAQFWVDYEGTRGGKGRPQPFVDSFPLTVWATQPAKIAQHQEKLRCGAGSSLSRSTSGEAVARLQRKRLLKDYYSTEAHNATPPPSNGLHKPLSLDSLPSSSSSSSASKDANVHVLVHVQKHLSAQVSHRQYVFLMQLQRSIKALQQTLQQDLEQMCSKKDRKDPSQCPADHQPFTVCLGLLLKSAEVSLLLKPIPRSEGIGSPLGSELSPSESRGTLEPGSNAGEGAEKGSEGAGSGSEGGAAKGACTVDQLLCGEGSEGGATHGPAPLVPNYTSTTRPDSNHKASVDERTLAKNSGRRSSDEGNEMVVDGGEDVGAGLDSKTQTSDPLSDWSDKDKTAAAKMSQSVSSGRLMRDRSQSSFAVSYKNMKKSPSLQSLDNISIDSYLMEDGDNYSLLERDDMSISGFKDAVSEQSATESATEAVIGQEQEGGVSPDTVSAASQSIDDPTKDTVSVLVLKVQSVCVAMEAFGGSTAVALEVGRVTPSQLGNVSLRQYLSNRSLGMVCSLPIPAQSSQAGGELSSASVGGLHSPEVRARLESGPCAAAHSPLAERNGFLQLRLHGYQANFLMSTLRNLANFLEDDSTPQVLPMEISVRDTHVNLKDDGPRDNSSDSESSPITLHVDSLVIHRGDDGSFSIGVDTAAETKPREEGAASDGALTPVPEVVGGICAVQKATQTQAPPTSPPPSTREKMLVEENECLKVELSRTKMALAEAQMEKDSLLHRMKTLRVNSS, translated from the exons ACCCTGGATAAAGTGGTGATGGAGATGAGTACCTGTGATGAGCCCCGTCCCCCCAATGGCCCGTCTCCCATAGCAACAGCATCAGGACAGAG TGAATATGGCTTTGCTGAGAAGGTGGTGGAGGGGATGTCACTGTCCATCAACTCCATCGTCATCAGGATCAGTGCCAAGGCCTTCAACGCCTCCTTTGAGCTCTCCCAGCTGCAGGTCTACAGCGTCAACACCAGCTGGAGCATCAGTGACCTCCGATTCACCCGCATCCAGGACCCTCAGAGGGGAGAG ATCCTGACGTTCAAAGAGATCAGCTGGCAGATGATCCGCATCGAGGCCGACGCCATCCAGAGCGCCGAGCACGAGATGCTGAGCGCCCCCATCCGCCTCATCACCAACCAGTCCAAGATCCGAGTCACTCTCAAGAGACGG ATTAAGGACTGTAACGTGGTGGCCTCCAAGCTGATTCTGATCCTGGACGACCTGCTCTGGGTGCTGACCGACTCCCAGCTCAAAGCCATGGTGCAGTACGCCAAGTCTCTcagcgaggccatggagaagtcGGCGCAGCAGAGGAAGAGCATGGCCACGGAGGACCAG GCGTCATCGGCGGCCCCCTCAGCCCAGCAGGTGCGTACACAGCAGGCGTCCACGGCGGCGGAGCAGAGCGCCACCATGGCCAAGCTGTTCAGCGCCTACGACGTATGCGAGACCTCCCACCACCTGCAGATCACTCACCTCGACCTGCACATCTGCGACGACATCCACGCTAAGGACAAAG TGATCAATAAGAGGATAACGGGCGGAGCCATGCAGCTCTCCTTCAGCTCCATCACTCTGGACTACTACCCTTTCCACAGAGCAG GTGAGAGCTGTGACCACTGGATGCACTACAGCGAGGCCACCAAGACCAGAGAGGGCTGGGTGCGCAATCTGCTCGACGAGTTCAACTCCAACGTGGAGATGTTACAGAGCGCAGTCCGAGACCACCAAGGCCCGGCCCCTGTGCACACCTCCCCGCAGCACG gtaaGATAAACACCTCCTCCAGCGCCACCTTCAGTCCTCCTCTCCCTCAAAGCTCCAAGACCCAGCTCATGTCCAGCTCTGTTGTTCTCAGGATAGCCGACTTCAGCATCTATCAG GTGTCAACAGCGGACCAGCGCCGCTCCAGCCCCAAAACCATGATCTCCTGCAATAAGAAGTCCTTGTACCTTCCTCCAGAGATGCCGGCCATTCATGTCGAGTTCACAGAGTACTACTTCCCTGATGGAAGAGACTACCCAA TCCCGTGTCCCAACCTGTACGTCCAGCTGAACGCCCTGCAGCTGGTCCTGGATCCACGCAGCCTGGTGTGGATCAACCTCTTCGCCCTCGACCTCAGGCAAAGCTTGGAGCAGTTCATGGAGATCTACAAGCTCAGCGACTCGCAGAAACCCGAAGAACACGTCGACATCAAGGTCGACGGCCTCATGCTCAAG CTGGTGATTCCCATCGACCGGGACGCCTCCTGTCCCCCTGATCTGCCGCGCTCCATCTCAGTGCAGACCTCAGAAATGGTGGCCACGAACACCCGGCACCCGGCTAACTGCACCCGCTCCCACCTCGAGGCCCTGCTGCAGGCCTTCGAGGAGGAgcccttcttctctccctctttctcctcgttccctcgctcctcctcctcctcctcctcggtaCCCCTCCTCCATCCCGTCTTTCAGCGCCACGCTCACGAACAAGACACCAGGCTCCACGACATCTACCGGGGCCTGGTGGTGCCGACGTTGGGCGCAGACACCCTCAAGATGCCGGCCGCCACCGACTTTTGGGCGTTGCACTTTGCCCAGTTCTGGGTGGACTACGAAGGCACCCGCGGGGGCAAGGGGCGGCCGCAGCCCTTCGTGGACTCCTTCCCTCTGACCGTGTGGGCGACTCAGCCTGCCAAGATTGCGCAGCACCAGGAGAAGCTCAGATGTGGTGCCGGATCCAGTTTGTCCAGgagcacatctggagaggccgtCGCACGCCTGCAGAGGAAACGGTTATTAAAGGACTATTACAGCACCGAGGCACACAATGCAACGCCGCCTCCCAGTAACGGACTCCATAAACCCCTCTCATTGGACAgtctgccctcctcctcctcttcttcgtcAGCAAGTAAAGATGCAAATGTGCATGTGTTGGTGCACGTGCAGAAGCATTTAAGTGCTCAG gtgAGCCACCGGCAGTATGTGTTTCTGATGCAGCTCCAGCGCAGCATCAAAGCCCTGCAGCAGACACTACAGCAGGATCTGGAGCAGATGTGCTCCAAGAAAGACCGCAAGGATCCCTCTCAGTGTCCCGCAGACCACCAGCCCTTCACCGTCTGCCTGGGCCTCCTGCTGAAAAGCGCAGAGGTGTCCCTGCTCCTGAAGCCCATCCCCCGCTCTGAGGGCATCGGATCCCCTCTGGGGTCCGAGCTCTCCCCATCAGAGAGCCGAGGAACTCTGGAGCCGGGGAGCAATGCGGGAGAGGGGGCGGAGAAGGGGAGCGAAggagccggatctgggtctgagGGCGGAGCAGCCAAAGGGGCGTGCactgtagaccagctgctatgtGGCGAGGGATCAGAGGGTGGAGCCACGCATGGTCCCGCCCCTCTTGTCCCCAACTACACTTCAACCACACGTCCTGACTCTAATCACAAAGCGTCAGTGGATGAGAGGACTTTGGCTAAGAACTCTGGGAGGCGGAGTTCAGATGAAGGGAACGAGATGGTCGTGGATGGAGGTGAAGACGTGGGAGCCGGACTGGACTCTAAAACCCAGACCAGTGACCCGCTGTCTGACTGGAGCGACAAAGACAAGACCGCAGCTGCTAAGATGTCTCAGTCAGTATCCAG TGGTCGATTGATGCGGGACCGCTCCCAGTCCAGCTTCGCTGTGTCCTAcaagaacatgaagaagagcCCGTCCCTGCAGTCGCTGGACAACATCTCCATCGACAGCTACCTGATGGAGGACGGAGACAACTACAGTCTGCTGGAGAGAG ATGACATGTCCATCTCAGGCTTCAAGGATGCCGTCAGCGAACAGAGTGCCACCGAGAGCGCCACCgaggctgtgattggtcaggagcaggagggaggcGTGTCCCCCGACACCGTCAGCGCTGCCTCCCAGAGCATCGACGACCCAACCAAAGACACA GTGTCGGTGCTGGTGTTGAAGGTGCAGTCGGTGTGTGTGGCCATGGAGGCGTTTGGCGGGAGCACGGCCGTGGCTCTGGAGGTGGGCCGGGTCACACCCAGCCAGCTGGGCAACGTCAGCCTCAGACAGTATCTCAGCAACCGCAGCCTGG GTATGGTGTGTTCACTACCAATACCTGCTCAAAGCAGCCAAG CCGGCGGCGAGCTCAGCTCTGCCTCCGTCGGGGGCCTCCACAGTCCAGAGGTGCGCGCTCGCCTGGAGAGCGGGCCCTGCGCCGCCGCTCACTCCCCGCTGGCCGAGCGCAACGGCTTCCTGCAGCTGCGTCTCCACGGCTACCAGGCCAACTTCTTGATGTCCACGCTGCGTAACCTGGCCAACTTCCTGGAGGACGACTCTACGCCGCAGGTTCTGCCCATGGAGATCAGCGTCAGGGACACGCACGTCAACCTGAAG GACGACGGCCCCCGCGACAATTCCTCCGACTCCGAGTCCTCGCCCATCACGCTGCACGTGGACAGTCTGGTCATACACAGAGGAGACGACGGCTCCTTCTCTATAGGAg TggacacagcagcagagaccaAACCCAGGGAGGAGGGTGCGGCGTCCGACGGCGCTCTGACTCCGGTCCCTGAAGTTGTCGGCGGCATCTGCGCCGTACAAAAGGCTACACAAACCCAAGCCCCGCCCACCAGCCCTCCTCCATCCACCAGGGAAAAG ATGCTGGTGGAGGAAAACGAATGTTTAAAAGTGGAGCTGTCCCGGACCAAGATGGCGCTGGCCGAGGCTCAGATGGAGAAGGACTCGCTGCTGCACCGCATGAAGACCCTCAGAGTCAACAGCAGCTAG
- the bltp3b gene encoding UHRF1-binding protein 1-like isoform X3, whose protein sequence is MAGLIKKQILKHLSRFAKNLSPDKINLSTLKGEGQLTNLELDEEVLQSLLDLPTWLAINRVECNKAAIRIPWTKLKTHPITLTLDKVVMEMSTCDEPRPPNGPSPIATASGQSEYGFAEKVVEGMSLSINSIVIRISAKAFNASFELSQLQVYSVNTSWSISDLRFTRIQDPQRGEILTFKEISWQMIRIEADAIQSAEHEMLSAPIRLITNQSKIRVTLKRRIKDCNVVASKLILILDDLLWVLTDSQLKAMVQYAKSLSEAMEKSAQQRKSMATEDQASSAAPSAQQVRTQQASTAAEQSATMAKLFSAYDVCETSHHLQITHLDLHICDDIHAKDKVINKRITGGAMQLSFSSITLDYYPFHRAGESCDHWMHYSEATKTREGWVRNLLDEFNSNVEMLQSAVRDHQGPAPVHTSPQHGKINTSSSATFSPPLPQSSKTQLMSSSVVLRIADFSIYQVSTADQRRSSPKTMISCNKKSLYLPPEMPAIHVEFTEYYFPDGRDYPIPCPNLYVQLNALQLVLDPRSLVWINLFALDLRQSLEQFMEIYKLSDSQKPEEHVDIKVDGLMLKLVIPIDRDASCPPDLPRSISVQTSEMVATNTRHPANCTRSHLEALLQAFEEEPFFSPSFSSFPRSSSSSSSVPLLHPVFQRHAHEQDTRLHDIYRGLVVPTLGADTLKMPAATDFWALHFAQFWVDYEGTRGGKGRPQPFVDSFPLTVWATQPAKIAQHQEKLRCGAGSSLSRSTSGEAVARLQRKRLLKDYYSTEAHNATPPPSNGLHKPLSLDSLPSSSSSSSASKDANVHVLVHVQKHLSAQVSHRQYVFLMQLQRSIKALQQTLQQDLEQMCSKKDRKDPSQCPADHQPFTVCLGLLLKSAEVSLLLKPIPRSEGIGSPLGSELSPSESRGTLEPGSNAGEGAEKGSEGAGSGSEGGAAKGACTVDQLLCGEGSEGGATHGPAPLVPNYTSTTRPDSNHKASVDERTLAKNSGRRSSDEGNEMVVDGGEDVGAGLDSKTQTSDPLSDWSDKDKTAAAKMSQSVSSGRLMRDRSQSSFAVSYKNMKKSPSLQSLDNISIDSYLMEDGDNYSLLERDDMSISGFKDAVSEQSATESATEAVIGQEQEGGVSPDTVSAASQSIDDPTKDTVSVLVLKVQSVCVAMEAFGGSTAVALEVGRVTPSQLGNVSLRQYLSNRSLAGGELSSASVGGLHSPEVRARLESGPCAAAHSPLAERNGFLQLRLHGYQANFLMSTLRNLANFLEDDSTPQVLPMEISVRDTHVNLKDDGPRDNSSDSESSPITLHVDSLVIHRGDDGSFSIGVDTAAETKPREEGAASDGALTPVPEVVGGICAVQKATQTQAPPTSPPPSTREKMLVEENECLKVELSRTKMALAEAQMEKDSLLHRMKTLRVNSS, encoded by the exons ACCCTGGATAAAGTGGTGATGGAGATGAGTACCTGTGATGAGCCCCGTCCCCCCAATGGCCCGTCTCCCATAGCAACAGCATCAGGACAGAG TGAATATGGCTTTGCTGAGAAGGTGGTGGAGGGGATGTCACTGTCCATCAACTCCATCGTCATCAGGATCAGTGCCAAGGCCTTCAACGCCTCCTTTGAGCTCTCCCAGCTGCAGGTCTACAGCGTCAACACCAGCTGGAGCATCAGTGACCTCCGATTCACCCGCATCCAGGACCCTCAGAGGGGAGAG ATCCTGACGTTCAAAGAGATCAGCTGGCAGATGATCCGCATCGAGGCCGACGCCATCCAGAGCGCCGAGCACGAGATGCTGAGCGCCCCCATCCGCCTCATCACCAACCAGTCCAAGATCCGAGTCACTCTCAAGAGACGG ATTAAGGACTGTAACGTGGTGGCCTCCAAGCTGATTCTGATCCTGGACGACCTGCTCTGGGTGCTGACCGACTCCCAGCTCAAAGCCATGGTGCAGTACGCCAAGTCTCTcagcgaggccatggagaagtcGGCGCAGCAGAGGAAGAGCATGGCCACGGAGGACCAG GCGTCATCGGCGGCCCCCTCAGCCCAGCAGGTGCGTACACAGCAGGCGTCCACGGCGGCGGAGCAGAGCGCCACCATGGCCAAGCTGTTCAGCGCCTACGACGTATGCGAGACCTCCCACCACCTGCAGATCACTCACCTCGACCTGCACATCTGCGACGACATCCACGCTAAGGACAAAG TGATCAATAAGAGGATAACGGGCGGAGCCATGCAGCTCTCCTTCAGCTCCATCACTCTGGACTACTACCCTTTCCACAGAGCAG GTGAGAGCTGTGACCACTGGATGCACTACAGCGAGGCCACCAAGACCAGAGAGGGCTGGGTGCGCAATCTGCTCGACGAGTTCAACTCCAACGTGGAGATGTTACAGAGCGCAGTCCGAGACCACCAAGGCCCGGCCCCTGTGCACACCTCCCCGCAGCACG gtaaGATAAACACCTCCTCCAGCGCCACCTTCAGTCCTCCTCTCCCTCAAAGCTCCAAGACCCAGCTCATGTCCAGCTCTGTTGTTCTCAGGATAGCCGACTTCAGCATCTATCAG GTGTCAACAGCGGACCAGCGCCGCTCCAGCCCCAAAACCATGATCTCCTGCAATAAGAAGTCCTTGTACCTTCCTCCAGAGATGCCGGCCATTCATGTCGAGTTCACAGAGTACTACTTCCCTGATGGAAGAGACTACCCAA TCCCGTGTCCCAACCTGTACGTCCAGCTGAACGCCCTGCAGCTGGTCCTGGATCCACGCAGCCTGGTGTGGATCAACCTCTTCGCCCTCGACCTCAGGCAAAGCTTGGAGCAGTTCATGGAGATCTACAAGCTCAGCGACTCGCAGAAACCCGAAGAACACGTCGACATCAAGGTCGACGGCCTCATGCTCAAG CTGGTGATTCCCATCGACCGGGACGCCTCCTGTCCCCCTGATCTGCCGCGCTCCATCTCAGTGCAGACCTCAGAAATGGTGGCCACGAACACCCGGCACCCGGCTAACTGCACCCGCTCCCACCTCGAGGCCCTGCTGCAGGCCTTCGAGGAGGAgcccttcttctctccctctttctcctcgttccctcgctcctcctcctcctcctcctcggtaCCCCTCCTCCATCCCGTCTTTCAGCGCCACGCTCACGAACAAGACACCAGGCTCCACGACATCTACCGGGGCCTGGTGGTGCCGACGTTGGGCGCAGACACCCTCAAGATGCCGGCCGCCACCGACTTTTGGGCGTTGCACTTTGCCCAGTTCTGGGTGGACTACGAAGGCACCCGCGGGGGCAAGGGGCGGCCGCAGCCCTTCGTGGACTCCTTCCCTCTGACCGTGTGGGCGACTCAGCCTGCCAAGATTGCGCAGCACCAGGAGAAGCTCAGATGTGGTGCCGGATCCAGTTTGTCCAGgagcacatctggagaggccgtCGCACGCCTGCAGAGGAAACGGTTATTAAAGGACTATTACAGCACCGAGGCACACAATGCAACGCCGCCTCCCAGTAACGGACTCCATAAACCCCTCTCATTGGACAgtctgccctcctcctcctcttcttcgtcAGCAAGTAAAGATGCAAATGTGCATGTGTTGGTGCACGTGCAGAAGCATTTAAGTGCTCAG gtgAGCCACCGGCAGTATGTGTTTCTGATGCAGCTCCAGCGCAGCATCAAAGCCCTGCAGCAGACACTACAGCAGGATCTGGAGCAGATGTGCTCCAAGAAAGACCGCAAGGATCCCTCTCAGTGTCCCGCAGACCACCAGCCCTTCACCGTCTGCCTGGGCCTCCTGCTGAAAAGCGCAGAGGTGTCCCTGCTCCTGAAGCCCATCCCCCGCTCTGAGGGCATCGGATCCCCTCTGGGGTCCGAGCTCTCCCCATCAGAGAGCCGAGGAACTCTGGAGCCGGGGAGCAATGCGGGAGAGGGGGCGGAGAAGGGGAGCGAAggagccggatctgggtctgagGGCGGAGCAGCCAAAGGGGCGTGCactgtagaccagctgctatgtGGCGAGGGATCAGAGGGTGGAGCCACGCATGGTCCCGCCCCTCTTGTCCCCAACTACACTTCAACCACACGTCCTGACTCTAATCACAAAGCGTCAGTGGATGAGAGGACTTTGGCTAAGAACTCTGGGAGGCGGAGTTCAGATGAAGGGAACGAGATGGTCGTGGATGGAGGTGAAGACGTGGGAGCCGGACTGGACTCTAAAACCCAGACCAGTGACCCGCTGTCTGACTGGAGCGACAAAGACAAGACCGCAGCTGCTAAGATGTCTCAGTCAGTATCCAG TGGTCGATTGATGCGGGACCGCTCCCAGTCCAGCTTCGCTGTGTCCTAcaagaacatgaagaagagcCCGTCCCTGCAGTCGCTGGACAACATCTCCATCGACAGCTACCTGATGGAGGACGGAGACAACTACAGTCTGCTGGAGAGAG ATGACATGTCCATCTCAGGCTTCAAGGATGCCGTCAGCGAACAGAGTGCCACCGAGAGCGCCACCgaggctgtgattggtcaggagcaggagggaggcGTGTCCCCCGACACCGTCAGCGCTGCCTCCCAGAGCATCGACGACCCAACCAAAGACACA GTGTCGGTGCTGGTGTTGAAGGTGCAGTCGGTGTGTGTGGCCATGGAGGCGTTTGGCGGGAGCACGGCCGTGGCTCTGGAGGTGGGCCGGGTCACACCCAGCCAGCTGGGCAACGTCAGCCTCAGACAGTATCTCAGCAACCGCAGCCTGG CCGGCGGCGAGCTCAGCTCTGCCTCCGTCGGGGGCCTCCACAGTCCAGAGGTGCGCGCTCGCCTGGAGAGCGGGCCCTGCGCCGCCGCTCACTCCCCGCTGGCCGAGCGCAACGGCTTCCTGCAGCTGCGTCTCCACGGCTACCAGGCCAACTTCTTGATGTCCACGCTGCGTAACCTGGCCAACTTCCTGGAGGACGACTCTACGCCGCAGGTTCTGCCCATGGAGATCAGCGTCAGGGACACGCACGTCAACCTGAAG GACGACGGCCCCCGCGACAATTCCTCCGACTCCGAGTCCTCGCCCATCACGCTGCACGTGGACAGTCTGGTCATACACAGAGGAGACGACGGCTCCTTCTCTATAGGAg TggacacagcagcagagaccaAACCCAGGGAGGAGGGTGCGGCGTCCGACGGCGCTCTGACTCCGGTCCCTGAAGTTGTCGGCGGCATCTGCGCCGTACAAAAGGCTACACAAACCCAAGCCCCGCCCACCAGCCCTCCTCCATCCACCAGGGAAAAG ATGCTGGTGGAGGAAAACGAATGTTTAAAAGTGGAGCTGTCCCGGACCAAGATGGCGCTGGCCGAGGCTCAGATGGAGAAGGACTCGCTGCTGCACCGCATGAAGACCCTCAGAGTCAACAGCAGCTAG